The nucleotide window GAGACAGCTAGGTGAGgcaggaaaaagaaaagcagcaCACGGCATGCACAAATCTTTCGTGCATGCTCCGCAGTGCTTGgtacccaccaccacccttcGCCGcttgctgctcctctctcacCCCTGCGGCGGCCCTGCATGCCTTCTTTTCACCTGTTCCCCACCTCGCGCTCCTCTTTCACACTGGCGCACTCGTGCAACGGCAGGAAGTGTTTCCTCTTCGCTGGCAGACACACGAGAACGCAGATATTCGCgcctgtgcgcacgtgcagcaccCGCATAACGGGAGAAAGAACAACAGATGAAGACACAGCTCATGCTTGTCATCGTGGCAGCAGTCGTGGTGCTGTCGTGCCGTCTTTCTAgcctcgtcgctgcctccAGCGAAGCAAGCAGTACCATCAGCATccctgctgccgcacgccccttctccgcccTCGCGGCCCGGGCACGCCACACCGCTGAAGACGCGCTAGCCCCTATCGCGGCCAAGGTTCTTCCCTGCGTCCCACCTCCAGTGCTCGAGCTGGCACCGATTTTCGCTCATGGCGCAGCGTCGCTCGTTATGGTCGGCCGTGGTGTGCGCAAGCCGCCACCGGCAGTCAGCGGCGCGAAGGGCgatgaggtgctgcagcacactACGGCGAAGTTCGTCTACGCCGCTGGCGCTATCGCCGCGGAGCTCGCGCTACTCAAGCTTGTCTACCGTGAGCCTCATCGCAACCAGCGCAAAAACCGTGTCAACCGCTTCTTCGCCACAGCGGCCGGAttcttcctcctcgtggTACTCACCGCTCTTCCGAATGACCTGATGGACACTAGTCTCGTGTGCGTCTTCTACTTCAAGCTGTCGAGTCAGGTTTACATCCCGGCGGTAGTGTGCGGGCAACTGCTGAGCGTCTATCTGGCAGCCCTCGTACCGGCGCTGCCACCTCTCTCGGCCGCTTACACAGCCCTTCTAGCTTACTGGGCTGACAGCTTCACGGATGGTCTCTCCGCCGCGCAGGTTCGAGAAGCATGGGCAGAGCTCATCTTGGCTCTCGTGGTAATGGGTGCCTTTGCGTTCTCCGTGTCCGCCcgtcgcggcgctggtgctgcgctgccgtcgtcgccgctggaGCCGGAGAGTGATGGCGACGACTACTACGCTGAATAGGGGAGCAGAGAGTTGGAGAAATGTAGCACACGCCCTCGCACgggctgcgcgcacgcgcacaaaaATGGGTGGACATGTCATCGCGTATGCGCGCTGCCACAGACGACAGCGGTGCCCGCGTCTCTGTGAGTTGGAGAGGGCGCttacgtgtatgtgtgtgccgtgtgtgtgcattggcggtgaggggaggggggaggccgTACTCGTCCGGTACGTACGGCCCACAACCCGCACGCCCCGCGAGGTGTGCGCCTCGGTAGCAAATTGTGTCCTTTTTCTGTTCCTTGGCGCTGTCCCCCGTCCTGAGGGTGGAGAAAAAATAAGCGCCTTCGCTTGCGTGTAAGTGAGCGCTgtccccctcaccctcccttTCTAGCCTGCGCGTACGTCGGTGGACCTCGGTGGAGGGGGTACCACTTGCACATGTGCCTTCCTGGCAATCCGTCCCCCATGCCACTAGCCCGGCCTGCGGTATTTCACCCGTGCTCATCagcctctcccctcctcatGTACACCCCTGTCCGTTTCTTCAGCTGGCAGCTACACACGTGCATCCTCTCAGAAAAGGAGCGCAGTACATCATCACTCGGCGCCCTGGCAATATCGACACGCCATCGGCACCCCACAGACACCCCTTCCTATCCTGTTCCGTTCTCAGCCgtgcaagcacgcacacacgcacaccatcACCCCTACTTCCTCCCTACACTATCATGCCCATGAACAAGCCCGCCTTCACCACGAATGAAGCCCGCGTGGAGCGACTGCAGGCGAACTACGACGAGGGGTTGCTACGCGAGAGTATACCAACAGTAGACCGCGAGAAGCGCGACCTGAACCTCCTCCATGTGTCCCACGATAAGCTGATGTTCCTGTTCCAAAACGCCATGGAGAGCTACAGCAAGAACTTGAAGAACCAGAGAGTGAAGGAGTACAACGAGGTTTACATCAAGACCACCTCACTGCCGTCTAAGGACCACGACTGCAAGTCGCGCTTTCCCTTCCTATAAAATGGATATAGCACACAGGAACAAGGTGCAAGGGACGGAGCTATCAGGAGCTGTGACACAGGTGTCCCTTGTGGGTTGAATGGGGATGTCAGGAGCGGACGAGCATGCGCAAGAGATGGATAGTCAGGTATGCTGCAAGTATTGCGTGGAAGAGAGGTGCGCACGTCACAAAGATGGAGTCGAACGGTGGATGCAGTGCGCTTGTAGGTTTATGTCACACCAcaccctctccaccaccaccaccaccactactgCAACGCGCCCACGCAGGCGCCCTCGAGCGCCCTTTCCTTTCTCCATCTCCGCTACCACCGCGGGGCACAAGAGTCACAAAAGCTTCGGCAAACGGACCTCTGTCGTCTCTCGGTGCCTCTCGCTGTGGCTTCCGTTCGCCTCCGCTCCTCTCCCTGGGCACCCAAAGTGTAatgacgcgcgcgcgtgtacgCTGTGCCTAATGGTGAAGAGGCAGGAGGAATGAGAGAACGACGTCTTCCATGTTGATGGCACTCGACCCTGTCCCACAGGTTGCTTCGTGTCTAACCCACGCCCCTTTGCACGCTTTGCGGTGGGGATACGTTATAAATAtaagtatatatatatatatatatatatcgtaTGTTGTATGTACGGGCCACGGGTGGCTCGTCAGCATTACCGCCAGCAGTCCGTCAGCGTGgtcggggaaggggggcaggAAGAGAAAAGGTATGATAGACCTGTAGCTCATCAGCGCATTGCCAAACGTGTGTTGTGTGGTGCTCTGCGGAGGTGCGGGTCACCTCTTCACGCTCCTACGGCTGCTCTTCACAaaatgtttttttttgtttttctttccttttctctccgcgcatgtgcgggTGTCCGTTGTTTGTGGTGCTTCGCTGCAGCCATGAGTGGTCCGCCGTGTCGCGGAGGCCGGGCAGCAAGGCGAAAAAGCGCGcccacgtgcgcgtgtttgaGAGAGAACACAAAGTGAGCAtctggaaaaaaaagggtgtCGGAATGGGCGCGGTGGAGGTAACGAATCCGCAAACCACAAGGCGGGACGTAAGCTTGAATACCGCATTGGCAGAGCCGCCAGTCAGGTGCTACGCATCGTTCACCTCCACGTGCAACAGCCTGACTGCAGAGAGGCGTccacgcatgtgcgtgtgtgtgtgtgtgttctaAGTGCGGCACCCATGGCCTCGTTTTTTTGCTCCAATGCAATGCCTAAAGACGGTTAATCCCGTCATTCTATTCCTTGATGACCTTCTATCCCGCTGTCttcctcaccaccacctctgaCGCACCCGCGCGGCCCACAGACGCTTACGCTATTCTTCCTCATTATCGCCACCCGTCCGCCCGCCACTTCCCTTCATCCGATGCGTGAAACGCCAACCGCCACcgaaataaaaaaaacgaggTGCAACGCTttagagagggaggagggtggcggcggctacTGGAGAGCGCAGCGGAGAGGTGAAGGCACGAAACGGGGGAAGACACTCGTCGCACGTGGATCTGTgagtgcgtgtacgtgtttCGGCGACTCTTTTGGTGTTTCCTCTTCCTTTCGAGAAGCTTGCCAGACCTCGTGAGCTCCCGTCACGGGCACAcgggcgcacacacagctgCCGATTGGACCCACTCCACCGCTGCAAAGAGCAAAGTGAGACGGTGCGGGggggagcacacacacacacacatcaggCAAGTCAATGCCCTCGTACGAGAGCCGGCACATGCTGCGGGTGCTCGACTCGCCGGAGGTGCTCGCCAAGTCCTTCATTGGCTACTGCAAGCGCCATCACGTGACGACCCGCGGGTGGTGCCGTATCGGCTACGTGCATCGCGCCCCTCCGCAATGCACACACTCCCACCCTGGCAACTACCTCCTGCGCGGCCTCATCGCGAGCCGTGACATCGCCAAGGATGAAAACGTGGTCATGATGCCCGTCACGGCATGCCTGCATcccggcgccgccttccgCTGTGAACCATTCTGGAAATTGCTCGCACCGGAGGTGCAATCAGCCCTGAGTAGCTTGACGTGCGCGTACAACAGCCGCATCGCCGACCGCTCCCTCATCCGGCACAACcaactcctcctcgctctctaCATGACGTacctcgtgctgctgcagaactGCAACGCGGCACAGTTGTCGGCAACGCCAGGCGGCGACGCTATCGAGTACATCAACTTCATGCCGCGAAATGAGGGAAACTTTGAGCAATTCGCCGCGCACCTCGCAGGGTGGCTAGACGCGCCGGAgatctgccgcagcgcccaGGCCTCGCTCGCTTCCCACTTCCAGCTGACCCAGGCTGAGGTGCGCCCGGTGATCATCTACGCCCTGTGCATGATCTACAGTCGCATGGTCCCCGTGGACCACCGTGCGTGCCTGCAGTACGCCCTCCAGTCGACGCCGTTGGCCCGCGCTTGGGATGACATCGAGGCCAcagccgcccccgccgcgcTTCCACCACCGTCATCCTCAGGGAGTgttggcgacggcagcgtccACAGGAGCGGTGCGAACGCCTCGCTTGTGCGAGACCCCATCTCCTTCCTGTGCCCCGTGATTGACATGTGCAACCACAGCAACCACGAAAACGTCGCCGTCATGGTGCCCGATCGCGAGACAACGCCCGTGACGAGGCCGGTCATTTGCCTGCGCACCCTCCGCCCGATcacgaagggggaggagctCACCATGACGTACGGTGCCGTCCCTCACGAACTCAAGCTTATATGGGGAATGCAGGAAATTCTCCCGTAGCCGCCTACTGGGtaagggggtggggcgtaAGAGCGGTTGTATGTGTGAGGGAGTGGGCATACGGTCGCTGTCCATCTTGTGTGAGTGGGCcgttgggggggggacggctGTGGTGATTGGCCAGGGGTGCTGTGGTGAAGGCGACGGGACGATGCGCTTTGCCCCGCGCCGTCGTCTACTCCTCTGTTACAGGGCAAACTCGAAGGCCgttctctgtttttttttccagcGTGTCTACTCGGCCACCATCAAACCAGCAGACCATGCGCACATGCCCAGCCACAGCTCACCTGCCCCTGTGGGGCACTGCCGTTACATCCCCGTTGTGTAGCGCGAGCTGTCTGTGGTCGAATCGGGCCACGCGTCTGGTGGGCTCTTCTCGCCCTTCCTAGTCCCTCGTACGCATGCGTGGTGCACGATCGGCGACAGACGGTCTTGGGTAGAGACTGCACGCCTTGATTCGGGTGGGCCGCGCCCacggtcctgctcgagggcggaagcggcggcgtctgtcgCACAGGAAGTAGGGGGTAATCCAGGCGCGCGCCGGATGAACTCGGGGTGGAAGCTGGCCGGTCTCAGGTCAGGCCCCTCCGAGGCCCTGCACCCTGCCACCGGTGTGCCATGCCTCTCCCTCAGTCGCTTCAAGCCGCGGCACCACAAAGCGTGGCGTGGAGGCTCTCCGCAGTGGCATTTGGAGGACCCTATGATATGATTGGGGGTGCGCTCGCCATGCTTCTGGCATCTGTGCCTCCTCAGCCCACCCGTTCGGATGCAGGAGGTCCTGCATGCCTCGCAAGCATGCACTTTGCGGCTGATTGATGTGCATTCCTTTGCTCCTTTATCGTCTATCACTCGCGCTCTGCTGGCCTCTCGATGCCTTGCTCGGATGCGGCATGCCATGCCGACTGTGCATGACGGCGCCTGCGCGCCGTGTTCGCATTTTCGGATCACGGGGCCTGCTTCAGGAAGACCGCGTTGTTGGGGAGGGGCGTGTCTGGATGGCTTGCCcgcatgtgccgcgacagGCGGGACGCTACCATGTGTCTGTGGacgcagggggtgggggaggaggggccttccgccctttctctctgcaTCCGCACGCCTTTGacagaggtgtgtgtgccgatTTGTGTTTCGCTCTTGATGCGTAGTGAACTGGCACAAACATGAGCACGACTGCAAATCTCTTCGGAACTGCGCCGGCCCAGACCTCTCCGCCGACACCAGAAGTGGCCACAACCGTACCCGTGGGCAGGTTGCAGGTTGCTTGGCGTCCTCAGGACAGGAAGCAAGGACGAAACGGAGCCGCACGACGAAGAAGCCGTCATGCATGACAATGCAGAGAgcgaagcgagagagacgcgtaTGTGACGCCgacgtgcatgtgtgtgtgtgcgtcctgGAGGGCTTACTTGTAGCGGCCAATGATGTGATGAGACGACCCAGAGAGGGGGTGGcccgcacgcgtgcagaAGGGGTGCCACAGCACCGCGTGATGTCCCCTttcctccaccaccttcaGCCAATTTTCAttcttctcttccctttATTATGATTTTGCCGCCGCGAAATGCGGCTGCATGCGCAGGAGATGCGTGCCACACTCGTCTGCCGGCAGGGCACCAGCCGACAGTGGATGCAGCGGCAGTCACAAGATCCGTTTGTAACCAAGGCGCGCCAGGACGGCTACGTCGCGCGCAGCGCGTACAAATTGATCCACATAGACGACCGCTTTCACCTCTTCGAccgccagcacacacgcatcgcGATAGACCTCGGCTGCAGTCCGGGCGGGTGGTGCCAGGTGATACGTGAGAGGGCCGGCGACCGCTGCTTCCTCCTTGGTGTCGATCTTCTGCCTATCAAGGCGCAGATCCCGAATGTCGTGATAGTGCAGGGAGACTTCACAGACGTTGCCACCCAAGAAACGCTTGTACAGCACCTAGCCCATCACAGCGCCACTCtcggtggaggagatgcaacgacggcggtggcgtcgtcctcctcatcttGCTTCACCAAAGTGGACGTCGTCACATCGGACATGTGCCCTAACCGGATGGGCGGCTCTCAAGATCGGCAGCGCATTGCGCAGCTGAACCTGCAAGCCATCAACGTGTGCGCACCGCTTCTGCGCGTCGGCGGGCACTTTGTATGCAAAGTGCTTGGGAGCCGCGCCGTCTACGAGGAGCTGTGGTGCCGCCTGTCCCGACTCTTCCTTACTGTGCACACGTGTAAGCCACCGGCGAGCCGCATGCAGAGCGATGAGGCTTTCTTGGTGGGGCTGGACAAGCTTGCGACGCCGCGTCCGGCCTCGTCCACCACCGGAAGCTGCTCCTCGAGAGCGGCCATGGGCACAGCTGGTGgagacagcagcggtgggggTCATTTCGGTCTGGACGACTGGCCGGGTTTTGGCCGCccggcgcggcgccagcggcggggATGAGGCGCTCCCGCAGAGAGCGAAAGGGGGATGGAAGAAGGACTGCTGCCGGAGAGAACGCGCAATGacagcgcgtgtgtgcatgcgctgTTGCCCTATGGAAGGACCACCTCGCCTCATCCTCCGTCTCGTCTCATGCAGCGTTGAAGTCAACATGATCCGTCGGTGAACacaacaagaaaaagaacGAAGGAGTAATCGAAAATGTGTCATGGCGCGTGGGCACCCGTTGCATGTCCCACACACGTACACTGGCAAGCAGAACGGCTCCACACGTCACGGACACAGTTCATGAAGTCTACGTAACTCCTGTGTAGGCGCCGCATGCAGCGCTACGGCTGCTTGCGTTGCGTGCGCCTCTTCCTTGACGAGCAGAGGCCCATTGGGCACATACACAGATGCAATCAAATTGACACTCGAGCCGACACGCACGagctcgcccctccccccaccccaaaatcccctctctcctctcccgcctcccCATTCTGTCATCCATGGTGATCGCATTTCCTCCATGCAACTGCCTCTCGCCATAACACAAAAAGAGGGTAAAAAAACGTACAACCAACAACCAGCGCAAAACTCCCTCCCCGTCTGCTCCTCCTTTGCTTTCCCCTGCCACCCCATCGTTCACTCTCCGTGTCCCCGCGtattcccccctcccccttcccccccccctctctcttctctcttggACACTGTGGccgctcctctcttctctcctcttgtgctcgcctcgttttttttctttttctgccgtcgtcctcctccacgtgCTTTGCTTATTTCTTTGTGCTCACGCTCACCCCCTACGCAAGCGACCGGCATACACTCGAACAACTTTCCATCTCCCCTCTCCGCTCTTCCCCGTCCCTCCTTCCTCGCTGCCTTTTTTTATTGCTTTGTCGCCCTCGCAagtgcctccctctctctccctctctccttcccaccaccactatCGGACTTCACTGTGTTGTGAGGTACAGAGACACCGCAAGCGCGAACGGACTCTCGTGCggaagggggaaagggaaaaGCGCCACGGCGAACAACTATTCCGGGAAAGGGCGCGACTCATAGTGTGTGCATCACGTGACTGAAGTCCGtctgtgttttctttttctcttacgtcttctgttttttttttgccggGGCCTTTTCTCGAATGTATAAAGTGCCGTATCGCGAGGTggtttcttttgttgttctccaatccccctccctccctccctcNNNNNNNNNNNNNNNNNNNNNNNNNNNNNNNNNNNNNNNNNNNNNNNNNNNNNNNNNNNNNNNNNNNNNNNNNNNNNNNNNNNNNNNNNNNNNNNNNNNNTGCCTCGGCACGTCTGCTTCAGCCATGAGCGACAATCCCCACTCGCTGCACCCGCTGTCGTCGAACTCGGCAACTCGATCGTTGGACTCCTCGGCCCAGTTTCTCGTCACCTCACATGTAGGCGACTTCAACAGTGCGCGCGACGCGAACATTGTGGAGCCGACGGAGGCGAACAGGAAGAAGTCGCGCATCGGTCCCCACCTCGGCTCTCGCATGCACATCTACGAGTACTCCATTCAGCACAATGACGCCTTCTGGGCCGAAATTGCGCGGCGCGACTTCTACTGGAAGACGACCTGGGCGGATGACCAGCGCGTCAAGTCGTACAACTTCGACAAGTCCAAGGGCCCCATCTTCGTGAAGTGGTTCGAGGGCGCCGTGACGAACGTCTGCTACAACGCGTTGGACCGCCACCTGCCGGCGCACAAGGATCGCGTGTGCTTTTACTTTGAAGGCAACGACCCGAGTGTAGCGGAAACAGTCACGTACGGCAGCATGTACACGAGGGTGGTGGAGCTGGCGAACGTGCTGAAGCACCAGTACGGTATTACAAAGGGCGACCGTGTTGCCCTGTACCTACCCATGATCCCGTTCGCTGCGGTGGCCATGCTCGCCTGTGCCCGCATCGGTGCTATTATCACCGTGATCTTCGGCGGCTTCTCGGCTCAGGCTCTCAGCTCACGTCTGATGGACGCCCAGGCGAAGCTGCTTATCACAGCCGACGCGTCAGCGCGGGGCACAAAGCCCATTCCTCTCAAGGACGTGGCAGacgaggcgctgaaggagtGCGAGGAGAAAGGCATGTCCATCCCGTGCCTCGTCGCTGAAAACATGCACCGTCAGTGCTCCGAGATGAAGGAGGGCCGCGATACCTGGTACGGCGATGCCTTGGCGCGGCTGACGCCGGAGCAGCATGAGGAGTGCCCGGTGGAGTggatggaggcggaggatgTGCTCTTCCTGCTCTACACCTCCGGCAGCACCGGGAAACCCAAGGCCATTGTGCACACAACCGCGGGTTACATGGTGtacgcctccaccaccttcaTGTACACCTTTGACTACCACACGGACGACGTGTACTTCTGCACGGCTGATATTGGCTGGATCACAGGTCACAGCTACGTCGTGTATGGTCCGATGATCCACTGCGCCACGTCGGTGCTGTTCGAGGGTGTGCCGAACTACCCCGACTTCTCGCGTTGGTGGCAGCTCGTCGAGAAGTACAAGGTGTCCATCCTCTACACCGCGCCCACCGCGATCCGCTCCCTCATGCAGGCCGGTGACGACTACGTCAAGGTGGGCAACCGCAGCACCCTGCGTGTGCTGGGCTCCGTCGGCGAGCCGATCAACGTGGAGGCGTGGAAGTGGCTGCGCGAtgtcggcggcgagggccACTGCGATGTGTCGGACACGTGGTGGCAGACCGAAACGGGCGGCCACATGATTACACCGATGCCGGGCTGCACCCCCATGAAGCCCGGTAGTGCAACGCTGCCGTTCTTCGGTGTCCAGCCGGTTATTCTTGACCCCATGAAGCTGAATGAGAAGCAGGGCCCAGCGGAGGGCCTGCTCGCCATTCGTGCGCCGTGGCCTGGTATGGCCCG belongs to Leishmania mexicana MHOM/GT/2001/U1103 complete genome, chromosome 23 and includes:
- a CDS encoding ribosomal RNA methyltransferase-like protein encodes the protein MRATLVCRQGTSRQWMQRQSQDPFVTKARQDGYVARSAYKLIHIDDRFHLFDRQHTRIAIDLGCSPGGWCQVIRERAGDRCFLLGVDLLPIKAQIPNVVIVQGDFTDVATQETLVQHLAHHSATLGGGDATTAVASSSSSCFTKVDVVTSDMCPNRMGGSQDRQRIAQLNLQAINVCAPLLRVGGHFVCKVLGSRAVYEELWCRLSRLFLTVHTCKPPASRMQSDEAFLVGLDKLATPRPASSTTGSCSSRAAMGTAGGDSSGGGHFGLDDWPGFGRPARRQRRG
- a CDS encoding putative acetyl-CoA synthetase, giving the protein CLGTSASAMSDNPHSLHPLSSNSATRSLDSSAQFLVTSHVGDFNSARDANIVEPTEANRKKSRIGPHLGSRMHIYEYSIQHNDAFWAEIARRDFYWKTTWADDQRVKSYNFDKSKGPIFVKWFEGAVTNVCYNALDRHLPAHKDRVCFYFEGNDPSVAETVTYGSMYTRVVELANVLKHQYGITKGDRVALYLPMIPFAAVAMLACARIGAIITVIFGGFSAQALSSRLMDAQAKLLITADASARGTKPIPLKDVADEALKECEEKGMSIPCLVAENMHRQCSEMKEGRDTWYGDALARLTPEQHEECPVEWMEAEDVLFLLYTSGSTGKPKAIVHTTAGYMVYASTTFMYTFDYHTDDVYFCTADIGWITGHSYVVYGPMIHCATSVLFEGVPNYPDFSRWWQLVEKYKVSILYTAPTAIRSLMQAGDDYVKVGNRSTLRVLGSVGEPINVEAWKWLRDVGGEGHCDVSDTWWQTETGGHMITPMPGCTPMKPGSATLPFFGVQPVILDPMKLNEKQGPAEGLLAIRAPWPGMARTIYGDHTRFEKTYFNVDGYYMTGDGARRDSDGYYWITGRVDDVLNVSGHRIGTSEIEDAVNTHPAVVESAVVGFPHNIKGEGIYVFLTFRQGTEVTPELLTAVKATVRKVIGPLATPDVMQVARVGLPKTRSGKIVRRILRKISSGHYTELGDTSTLANPDVVEDLIAEYNRLCPHN